In Rubrivirga marina, the following are encoded in one genomic region:
- a CDS encoding universal stress protein, with translation MTQRILVVLDPDSDTPIATETAIDIAKRTDGELTGLAFVDKDSIGQEATGGGIGSMYYAEKLRERLTEETRQRANELIAQFTERVEAEGVRHTGDRVGEGELVKSLLDEMRTHDLLVTGRESHFYYAEPEKRTHTLGKVLQEAAAATLIVGQTRPAVSRVAVAYDGSAPSARALQKFAHLAPFGTDLAVEIVHVRGSSEADRLASERLRADAAAYLTAHGFETVTTTGIESTHASDRILELAQGDRADLVVSGAYAKSGFRKMIFGSSATRLLEEATVPLFLYH, from the coding sequence ATGACTCAGCGCATCCTCGTCGTTCTCGACCCTGACTCCGACACGCCCATCGCGACGGAGACGGCCATCGACATCGCCAAACGGACCGACGGAGAGCTCACCGGGCTCGCGTTCGTCGACAAGGACTCCATCGGGCAGGAGGCCACGGGCGGGGGCATCGGGTCGATGTACTACGCCGAGAAGCTCCGGGAGAGGCTCACCGAGGAAACCCGCCAGCGAGCGAACGAACTCATCGCCCAGTTCACCGAGCGCGTCGAGGCAGAGGGCGTCCGTCACACGGGCGACCGCGTTGGGGAGGGCGAGCTCGTCAAGAGCCTGCTCGACGAGATGCGGACACACGACCTGCTGGTGACCGGCCGGGAGAGCCACTTCTACTACGCCGAACCCGAGAAGCGGACGCACACGCTGGGCAAGGTGCTCCAGGAGGCCGCCGCGGCGACACTGATCGTCGGCCAGACGCGCCCAGCGGTGTCCCGGGTCGCCGTCGCTTATGACGGCAGCGCGCCGTCCGCGCGGGCGCTCCAGAAGTTTGCCCACCTCGCGCCGTTCGGGACCGACCTCGCCGTCGAGATCGTTCACGTCCGCGGAAGCAGCGAGGCCGACCGGTTGGCCAGCGAGCGGCTCCGCGCCGACGCCGCGGCCTACCTCACGGCCCACGGATTTGAAACCGTCACGACGACTGGCATCGAGAGCACCCACGCGTCGGACCGGATCCTCGAACTGGCGCAGGGCGACCGCGCCGACCTCGTCGTGTCCGGGGCCTACGCCAAGTCGGGCTTCCGCAAGATGATCTTCGGGTCGAGCGCGACGCGGCTGCTCGAGGAGGCGACGGTCCCGCTGTTCCTGTACCACTGA
- a CDS encoding DUF1028 domain-containing protein gives MPTPAPRLFVSLVALVGLAVSGCGLEAERVVTDDPLVSTFSIVAVDTTTGEIGVAVQSKFPNVRFMVPTVQAGVGAVATQSFARLAYGPEGIALMRQGATAEEALRISMRNDPNPAVRQVGMVDAHGNAATFTGADAFEWRGGRVGGSDAVAEAGVVAVGQGYAAQGNILVSQATVDAIAETFEATSGTLAQRLTAALVAGGRAGGDKRGEQSAALVVHRQGAGYDGSDVVVDISVYDHPTPLAELERLVALNDLYFTDSDPADMVEVTPAIARELQEIWIERDFYDGPADGEVDAGFQKILTDYMGWENYDLRIDEVADVDLAAGETLRIDREVLEDIRSVFREGRYR, from the coding sequence CCGACGACCCGCTCGTGTCGACGTTCTCGATCGTCGCCGTCGACACGACGACGGGCGAGATCGGCGTGGCGGTCCAGTCGAAGTTCCCGAACGTCCGATTCATGGTGCCGACCGTCCAAGCCGGAGTCGGCGCCGTCGCGACGCAGAGCTTCGCCCGCCTCGCGTACGGTCCGGAGGGCATCGCGCTCATGCGCCAGGGCGCGACGGCCGAGGAGGCCCTTCGCATCTCGATGCGCAACGACCCGAACCCGGCCGTCCGGCAGGTCGGGATGGTCGACGCGCACGGCAACGCCGCGACGTTCACCGGCGCCGACGCCTTCGAGTGGCGCGGCGGGCGGGTCGGCGGCTCCGACGCCGTCGCCGAGGCGGGCGTGGTCGCGGTCGGACAGGGCTACGCGGCCCAGGGCAACATCCTCGTCTCGCAGGCCACCGTCGACGCGATCGCGGAGACATTCGAAGCGACGTCGGGCACGCTCGCGCAACGGCTCACGGCGGCCCTCGTCGCGGGCGGCCGCGCGGGCGGCGACAAGCGCGGCGAGCAGTCCGCGGCCCTCGTCGTCCACCGCCAGGGCGCAGGCTACGACGGCTCTGACGTCGTTGTCGACATCTCGGTCTACGACCACCCGACGCCGCTCGCCGAGCTCGAGCGGCTCGTCGCGCTCAACGACCTCTACTTCACCGACTCCGACCCGGCCGACATGGTCGAGGTCACGCCCGCGATCGCCCGTGAGCTCCAGGAGATCTGGATCGAGCGCGACTTCTACGACGGCCCAGCCGATGGCGAGGTCGACGCCGGGTTCCAGAAGATCCTGACCGACTACATGGGCTGGGAGAACTACGACCTCCGCATCGACGAGGTCGCTGACGTCGACCTCGCGGCGGGGGAGACGCTCCGGATCGACCGGGAGGTGCTGGAGGACATCCGGTCGGTCTTCCGCGAGGGCCGCTACCGGTAG
- a CDS encoding glucose-6-phosphate isomerase has protein sequence MPLHFDRQYAADALAELDVDRDALDGDVLAAHQRVLNGETASPEMLGWRQMLLDPDDALLESVADTANEIRERADALLCIGIGGSYLGAEAVMQALVPPFSDDGPEVLFAGHHLGPDYHRRLFEYLDGKSVYINIISKSGTTLEPALAFRLARRFLEDRFDDADRRIIATTDAQRGTLHDFAVERGYRRYVVPDDVGGRFSVLTPVGLLPIAASGVDVRTLFYGAVAEARELTEADASHPALQYAADRHAFHESGYKTEVLASMDPRLTGIGDWWQQLFGESEGKEGKGLFPVTLQYTTDLHSVGQYVQQGQRVLVETFLRIDDADDGPAVKEEDSDPDGLNYLAGKPYGFVNEKAYEGTAEAHAEGGVPNWTLTLSRLDAETLGRLLYFYEHAVAVSGTMLDVDPFNQPGVETYKQKMFSLLGRP, from the coding sequence ATGCCCCTCCACTTCGACCGCCAGTACGCCGCCGACGCGCTCGCCGAGCTCGACGTCGACCGCGACGCCCTCGACGGTGACGTCCTCGCCGCTCACCAGCGTGTCCTCAACGGTGAGACCGCCAGCCCTGAGATGCTCGGCTGGCGTCAGATGCTCCTCGACCCCGACGACGCCCTCCTCGAAAGCGTCGCCGACACGGCCAACGAGATTCGCGAGCGGGCCGACGCGCTCCTCTGCATCGGGATCGGCGGGTCGTACCTCGGTGCCGAGGCCGTCATGCAGGCGCTCGTCCCGCCGTTCTCGGATGACGGCCCGGAGGTCCTCTTCGCCGGCCACCACCTCGGACCGGACTACCACCGACGCCTCTTCGAGTACCTCGACGGCAAGAGCGTCTACATCAACATCATCTCCAAGTCGGGGACGACGCTGGAGCCGGCGCTGGCCTTCCGCCTCGCGCGCCGGTTCCTGGAGGATCGGTTCGACGACGCCGACCGACGGATCATCGCCACGACGGACGCTCAGCGGGGCACGCTCCACGACTTCGCCGTCGAGCGCGGCTACCGCCGCTACGTGGTGCCGGACGACGTCGGCGGACGGTTCTCGGTCCTCACGCCGGTCGGCCTCCTGCCCATCGCCGCCTCGGGCGTCGACGTGCGGACGCTGTTCTACGGCGCCGTCGCCGAAGCCCGCGAGCTCACCGAGGCGGACGCCTCCCACCCGGCGCTCCAGTACGCCGCCGACCGCCACGCCTTCCACGAGTCCGGCTACAAGACGGAGGTCCTCGCCTCGATGGACCCGCGGCTGACCGGCATCGGTGACTGGTGGCAACAACTCTTCGGCGAGAGCGAAGGGAAAGAGGGGAAGGGTCTGTTCCCGGTCACGCTCCAGTACACCACCGACCTCCACTCGGTCGGGCAGTACGTCCAGCAGGGCCAGCGCGTGCTCGTCGAGACGTTCCTCCGCATCGACGACGCCGACGACGGCCCGGCGGTGAAGGAGGAGGACAGCGACCCGGACGGGCTGAACTACCTCGCCGGCAAGCCCTACGGCTTCGTCAATGAGAAGGCCTACGAGGGGACGGCCGAGGCCCATGCTGAGGGCGGCGTCCCCAACTGGACGCTCACGCTCTCACGCCTCGACGCCGAGACGCTCGGGCGCCTCCTCTACTTCTACGAGCACGCCGTCGCCGTGAGCGGGACGATGCTGGACGTCGACCCCTTCAATCAGCCGGGCGTCGAGACCTATAAGCAGAAGATGTTCTCCCTCCTCGGCCGGCCGTAG
- the cls gene encoding cardiolipin synthase, giving the protein MDLGTFDLGLAGWGLFVVYAAGVLTAVDAVMNARTPQGATAWVFALATLPLAALPLYWIFGRFKFEDYLTTLRDFDSEIADGLAKAKEGPLRPFLIRDKRESDGREVGEMRAFDEMATLPFTRGNDVRLLINGDATFEALFEALDAAEDYILTQFYIVHDDDIGRRYKRHLLDAARRGVTVRFMYDTVGCWKLPKAYKRELEDAGVCLCPFTGPRNWLKKLRLNFRNHRKITVVDGRIGFVGGHNVGDEYLGNTEDFPHWRDTHLRVEGPIVQGLQLSFARDWYYGTREELDGLVWAPEAAGADRTALVMSSGPADEIETCGLLYTHAIESAEKRVWIATPYFVPDGRVLGALQLAALRGVDVRVIMPRTSDSVLFKWVPYAYLPEVERAGVKVYLYEPGFMHQKVALVDDDFAIVGTANFDNRSFRLNFETTVVTRDAEICGEVASMLERDIERATRITREDLADKSFAFRFAANATQLLAPVL; this is encoded by the coding sequence GTCTACGCCGCGGGCGTGCTCACGGCCGTCGATGCGGTCATGAACGCGCGGACGCCGCAGGGCGCGACGGCGTGGGTGTTCGCCCTCGCCACACTGCCTCTCGCGGCGCTCCCGCTGTACTGGATCTTCGGGCGGTTCAAGTTCGAGGACTACCTCACCACGCTCCGCGACTTCGACTCCGAGATCGCGGACGGGCTGGCAAAGGCGAAGGAGGGGCCGCTCCGACCGTTCCTCATACGTGATAAGCGGGAGAGCGACGGACGCGAGGTCGGCGAAATGCGGGCGTTCGACGAGATGGCGACGCTTCCGTTCACGCGGGGCAACGACGTCCGCCTGCTGATCAACGGCGACGCGACGTTCGAGGCGCTCTTCGAGGCCCTCGACGCCGCCGAGGACTACATCCTCACCCAGTTCTACATCGTCCACGACGACGACATCGGGCGGCGCTACAAGCGGCACCTCCTCGACGCCGCCCGCCGCGGCGTGACCGTCCGGTTCATGTACGACACCGTCGGGTGCTGGAAGCTGCCGAAGGCCTACAAGCGCGAGCTCGAGGACGCCGGCGTGTGCCTCTGCCCCTTCACCGGCCCGCGGAACTGGCTCAAGAAGCTCCGGCTCAACTTCCGCAACCACCGCAAGATCACCGTCGTGGACGGCCGGATCGGGTTCGTGGGCGGCCACAACGTGGGCGACGAGTACCTCGGCAATACGGAAGACTTTCCGCACTGGCGCGACACGCACCTCCGCGTCGAGGGGCCGATCGTGCAGGGCCTCCAGTTGTCGTTCGCCCGCGACTGGTACTACGGGACCCGCGAGGAGCTCGACGGCCTCGTGTGGGCCCCCGAGGCGGCCGGGGCCGACCGCACGGCGCTCGTGATGTCATCCGGCCCGGCCGATGAGATCGAGACGTGCGGCCTGCTGTACACCCACGCCATCGAGAGTGCGGAGAAGCGCGTTTGGATCGCGACGCCGTACTTCGTGCCCGACGGCCGCGTGCTCGGCGCCCTCCAGCTGGCGGCCCTCCGCGGCGTCGACGTCCGGGTGATCATGCCGCGGACGAGCGACAGCGTGCTCTTCAAGTGGGTCCCCTACGCGTACCTCCCCGAGGTCGAGCGCGCCGGCGTGAAGGTCTACCTCTACGAGCCGGGCTTCATGCACCAGAAGGTCGCCCTCGTCGACGACGACTTCGCCATCGTGGGCACGGCCAACTTCGACAACCGCTCGTTCCGGCTCAACTTCGAGACGACCGTCGTCACGCGCGACGCCGAGATTTGTGGCGAGGTCGCGTCGATGCTGGAGCGCGACATCGAGCGCGCCACGCGGATCACGCGCGAGGACCTCGCCGACAAGTCGTTCGCCTTCCGGTTCGCGGCCAACGCCACGCAGCTCCTGGCGCCGGTGCTCTGA